One Natator depressus isolate rNatDep1 chromosome 6, rNatDep2.hap1, whole genome shotgun sequence DNA window includes the following coding sequences:
- the LOC141989870 gene encoding olfactory receptor 5AR1-like produces the protein MAERNHTTVTEFIFVGFTDHPDLQIPLFMLFLVMYVVSLMGNLGMIALIMVETRLHTPMYFFLSQMSIVDIGYSTAIAPRLLMTFVAETRAIPFTECAAQLFFVCFFVTSDCCLLAVIAYDRFKAICNPLLYRTIMSKRHCVLLVAGTYVCGSVNSTVQTLFIFSLSFCSSSVVNHFFCDVPPMLKLSCSDTQVTDLVLFTFSTVIVTTTFLDVLISYMCILVAILRIHSAKGRRKTFSTCASHLIVVTMFYGMLICIYLRPSSSYLRDQDKVTSVFYALAIPMLNPLICSLRNKEVNDAFKRIIGKMLWHLA, from the exons AGATCATCCAGATCTACAGATCCCCCTCTTTATGTTGTTCCTAGTGATGTATGTGGTCAGCCTGATGGGGAATCTTGGGATGATAGCGTTAATCATGGTTGAAACCCgacttcacacccccatgtactttttcctaaGCCAGATGTCCATTGTAGATATTGGATATTCCACAGCCATAGCTCCCAGGCTGCTCATGACCTTTGTAGCAGAGACGAGAGCCATTCCTTTCACTGAGTGTGCGGCACAACTATTCTTCGTCTGTTTCTTTGTGACCAGTGACTGTTGCCTCCTGGCTGTGATTGCGTATGACCGCTTCAAAGCTATCTGTAATCCACTGCTCTACAGAACCATTATGTCCAAGAGACACTGTGTCCTGTTGGTGGCTGGCACATATGTCTGTGGCTCTGTGAATTCAACTGTGCAAACTCTATTTATATTCAGTCTGTCCTTCTGCAGCTCCAGTGTTgtcaaccatttcttctgtgacgtGCCCCCCATGCTGAAGCTGTCCTGCTCCGACACTCAGGTCACTGACCTTGTACTTTTCACTTTCTCGACTGTAATTGTCACGACTACTTTCCTGGATGTCCTAATCTCCTACATGTGCATCCTCGTGGCCATTCTCAGGATCCATTCTGCCAAGGGGAGACGCAAAACCTTTTCCACCTGCGCCTCCCACCTGATAGTCGTCACTATGTTTTATGGGATGCTGATATGTATATATTTAAGACCCAGTTCCAGCTATTTGAGGGACCAAGACAAGGTTACCTCTGTGTTTTATGCCCTTGCgatccccatgttgaaccccctGATCTGCAGCCTGAGAAACAAGGAGGTAAATGATGCCTTTAAAAGGAT AATTGGCAAGATGCTCTGGCATTTGGCTTAA